One window of Triticum dicoccoides isolate Atlit2015 ecotype Zavitan chromosome 5A, WEW_v2.0, whole genome shotgun sequence genomic DNA carries:
- the LOC119301119 gene encoding tyrosine-protein phosphatase DSP1-like has translation MRQEAASLVVTRDEHQPRHHNRPPPPEEEEEEEEDTGAVAPPSCATILLRREGGEAEAGEGEEPLQLVPPLNFAMVDHGVYRSGFPDASNLPFLENLRLRSVLCLCPEPYPEANQEFLRAHGIRLFQLGIDGSKEPFVSIPEDRIREALKVILDTRNHPVLIHCKRGKHRTGCVVGCLRKL, from the exons ATGAGACAGGAGGCCGCCAGCCTGGTGGTCACCCGCGACGAACACCAGCCGCGCCACCACAACCGCCCGCCGcctcccgaggaggaggaggaggaggaggaggacacggGCGCCGTGGCCCCGCCGTCCTGCGCGACGATCCTGCTGCGGCGGGAgggcggcgaggccgaggcgggggAAGGCGAGGAGCCGCTGCAGCTGGTCCCGCCGCTCAACTTCGCCATGGTGGACCACGGCGTGTACCGCTCCGGGTTCCCGGACGCCTCCAACCTGCCGTTCCTCGAGAACCTTCGCCTCCGCTCCGTCCT GTGCCTCTGCCCGGAGCCGTACCCGGAGGCCAACCAGGAGTTCCTCCGTGCCCACGGGATCAGGCTGTTCCAACTCGGAATCGACGGCTCCAAG GAACCCTTTGTGAGCATTCCCGAAGACAGAATCCGCGAGGCTCTGAAAGTTATTCTAG ACACAAGAAACCACCCGGTGCTTATTCACTGCAAGCGTGGAAAG CATCGAACTGGCTGCGTTGTTGGATGCTTGAGGAAACTGTAG
- the LOC119301120 gene encoding vacuolar protein 8-like, translated as MTPPPSPSPPPPAAADALAQILHALLPPLLLAAASANALHSRWRALHATLLALQSSLVSAPAPAAGHPLFADLVASLLPPLRSLHALSARCQDPALPGGRLRLQSDLDIAASSLTLLLHDLSLLLRSGLLSVDSSASSPNAIVLQVPAAAASRSDKSLFIRDAFARLQIGGLDLKLKALASLLELLGNDPAAEAANIVAADGDVAALLRMLDASAHSALRDRAAAVVALLATACSASRKAVFDEGGLGPLLRVLDSASAPATRERAVVAIEAMTADAGSAWAVSAYGGVSILINACRPGSGSLAVQALAVAAIKNVVSIDDVRSALVEEGGLPVLVDLLACGTTDTQKNAVICLWSIASMGDLETQQQIVQDGALPPLLQALHITTDLDLQNSVLRAIHVLAVVPSAARILCSSPLFFAQLTDLMRRGGSILLQQMAADMIADLAPGVSDDTKRCMAPCVGTLVKMMEVAKPASVQESAGRALLALMTLKSNRKELVRDEKNLTRLVQMLNPRNEEIDKKHPVSVLLALAMGGGNGTRRRLADAGACQHLQKLADAEVPCAKKALQRISSSRFKSLLSRGWNN; from the coding sequence atgacgccgccgccctccccctcgcccccgccgccggccgccgcggacgCGCTCGCCCAGATCCTGCACGCGCTGCTCCCGCCGCTCCTCCTGGCCGCGGCGTCCGCCAACGCGCTCCACTCCCGCTGGCGCGCGCTGCACGCCACGCTGCTCGCGCTCCAGTCCTCGCTCGTCTccgcgcccgctccggccgccggccaCCCGCTCTTCGCCGATCTGGTGGCCTCGCTGCTCCCGCCCCTCCGCTCCCTCCACGCATTGTCCGCGCGCTGCCAGGACCCGGCCCTCCCCGGCGGGCGCCTGCGCCTCCAGAGCGACCTCGACATCGCCGCTTCCTCGCTCACGCTTCTCCTGCACGACCTCTCGCTGCTCCTTCGCTCGGGGCTCCTCTCCGTCGATTCGTCGGCGTCCTCCCCCAACGCCATTGTGCTGCAGGTGCCCGCGGCGGCCGCATCCCGCTCCGACAAGTCGCTCTTCATCAGGGACGCCTTTGCGCGGCTCCAGATCGGGGGCCTCGACCTCAAGCTCAAGGCCCTCGCCTCGCTGCTGGAGTTGCTGGGGAATGACCCAGCTGCTGAGGCCGCAAACATCGTAGCCGCCGATGGCGATGTGGCTGCGCTGCTCCGCATGCTCGACGCATCGGCCCACTCGGCGCTGAGGGACCGCGCAGCAGCGGTCGTGGCCCTCCTTGCCACTGCCTGCAGTGCATCCCGGAAAGCGGTGTTCGACGAGGGCGGCCTTGGCCCGCTGTTGCGCGTGCTTGACTCCGCCTCGGCACCGGCCACAAGGGAGCGTGCCGTTGTGGCCATTGAGGCCATGACCGCCGATGCCGGCAGCGCGTGGGCTGTATCAGCATATGGAGGGGTTTCCATCTTGATTAATGCGTGCCGTCCTGGCTCTGGTTCATTGGCTGTGCAGGCGCTCGCTGTAGCAGCTATCAAGAATGTGGTCTCCATCGACGATGTGCGCTCAGCGTTGGTTGAGGAGGGTGGGTTGCCAGTTCTGGTTGATTTACTTGCATGTGGCACCACTGACACACAGAAGAATGCTGTTATCTGCCTGTGGTCGATCGCGTCCATGGGAGACCTTGAGACACAGCAACAGATTGTACAAGATGGTGCATTACCGCCACTATTGCAGGCTCTGCACATCACCACCGATCTCGATCTTCAGAATTCTGTCCTACGAGCTATCCACGTGCTCGCAGTAGTCCCTTCGGCCGCCAGGATCCTATGTTCATCCCCGCTGTTCTTTGCACAACTAACAGACCTTATGCGCCGTGGTGGTAGCATCCTGTTGCAGCAGATGGCTGCAGATATGATTGCCGACCTTGCACCTGGCGTGAGTGATGACACCAAGCGGTGCATGGCACCATGTGTTGGCACGCTGGTTAAGATGATGGAGGTAGCCAAGCCTGCATCCGTACAGGAGTCAGCTGGCCGTGCACTACTTGCTTTGATGACCTTGAAATCCAATCGAAAGGAGTTGGTCAGGGATGAGAAGAATCTGACAAGGTTGGTGCAGATGCTTAACCCCCGGAATGAGGAGATTGACAAAAAGCACCCAGTCTCAGTACTGCTAGCACTTGCTATGGGTGGTGGGAATGGAACACGACGGCGTCTTGCAGATGCTGGTGCTTGTCAGCATCTACAGAAGCTGGCTGATGCTGAGGTGCCTTGTGCAAAGAAGGCTTTGCAAAGGATATCCAGCAGCCGATTCAAAAGCTTACTTTCCAGAGGGTGGAACAACTAG